TCTGTCTCTTAAAAGCCATATGCTGGGAAGGTTTCCTTCTCAGCTTTTCCACTGCAAACCTAATATCTTTTATCCCAAATTCCAATGTCtcccatttataatttttaataatttttattaaattgaaaaaaaaaatattccttTCCCCCTTGACAAATTACTTTCTGAATTTTCATCCCTAACGGGGAAAAAAGGAACAGTTCCCTTGTTCCCAACGACGCCGTAGGGATAAGCATAAGCCTTAACCTTAGCCTTTGCCTAGAAAATGAAATAGGCTGTCCGAGCACACAATTCGGAGGACCCAACAACGGCTCTCTTTATTCAAAAGGATACACACGTGCGTTGGCGCTTATTTTAAAAAGCTAATGCAGTTAATCTCGATCATTACAAAACAGACTACCATTAATCTAATACTAATCTGAGCTGTAGACACATAATAATTTTGCACGAAAAATTAGTAAACAAGGTATAATATTCTCCTCATTCCATGAATTCATTTTGctttttgaaattatatattatttttaattttttaatatactttcatttaataaatatttaaacaacattttatttatatatttgaaaCAAAATTATTTGCGCATATCAACGGGCACATAGCTTCAACTCTTCTGGTATTTATTAGAACtttaatttcatataaaaataaatctaataataatcaaatatactattatttgaaaatttatgcatttattattttaattaaacttgaatatatatttgatttaaaaattagtaaatttatttctttGCATAAGTTTGATGTATATGAGATCATAGATATGAGATTATAAATGTTTTATAAGCTGTTCCATAGTACAACGCGTTTCTCCATATACATTTCAAATTTCACCTATTCCttcgatttaaaaaaaaaaaaaaccagacCCGAGGCTTCAATGTGGAAAAAAAATCTGGATGCCGACTTTATGACCGGGAAACCGACTCGGCTAATTTCCCAATCTTCTCAACCAGCACAGGTGACAATTTCTTAGCTGGTTTCCTTTCCTTTTCCGGTCTAAAATCAAAACCCAATGCGTCCGAAACTTCTTCGGAGCTCCACCCAGCTTTCCGGAGCAAATCAGAAAACCGATCCGCTTTCAAAAGCAGAGCATCCATGACCGCTTGATTGTCCAACAAAACCATCTCCGCTTCGAAGAAACCGGATGCTGACACGTGGACTATCTCGGATATTTCAGTTTCTTTCCAACCGCCCTCTCTCAAAACCGACCCGATTTTCCCTATGTACTTCTCCACCCACTTTGGCATCTCCGACCTCGGTATATCGAAAAACCGCTCCGGCGACGATGATTCCGAAGAGGAAGACGCCGAGTTTCGCCTCCGTCTGTCCATGGCTGCATCACTCCAGAACTCGACCCATCTCGGGGTTCTCGCTCCGTTTGTTAAACCCGTATCCAAGCTTCTACGCGAGTAATTTGAAGAAGTCCCAGCCGATTTCTCGCTAACGGACCTTTGCTTCTTTAGAAGTATAGGGTCAGACATGGAGCTCCGGAAGAGGGACTCTCGGTCGAAAAAATCAGATAGATCCAAACCGCAACAGAAGATCCGATTCTCATCGACGTAAAAGATGGGGTTACCAGCTAAAGAAGGGTGACAAGGAATGTAACAATGGTTGAAAATGGGAATCAAAAGCGGAGCTCTCTTCAGCGCATTTCTCGCCACCTTCAATGCCTTTTCCGGGTCGGATGGTCTCAGGCCCCACGACTTTGACCAGAAAGTGTTGCGAGCGATTTGAAATGAGATAGCAGCGATAGGAATATCGAGCGAAGCACGGAGATGGAGGCGAGCACCGGCAGAGCGCCAGTCTGGGAAGCCAGGACCAACAGGCAAACCAGCGGAGAGTAGAGCACGAAGATCTGGAGGGAAAGCGAAGCCAAACTCTGCCTCAGCCCGCGCGAACTCAGAGTCAGAAAGACCCGGCTGGACTTGGATACCTGAGCTACGCAAATGAGTTATGACTTTATCAgccagagaagagaaagagactAAACCATTTCGGACAGGAAGAGAAGTAGCGGTTGAGGGAGCGGCGGCTCGGGCTGAGAGACGGCGTAGGCCAGCTATATGAGCCGGATTTAGACCGGTCATTCTCCGGTCAACGTCGACCATTTTGGCAGCGGAAAAATCTGCAGGATTTCTACGCCGGAGACTTCTTTGCGCAGGCTTTGATTGCTGGAAAAGGAGGAAGAAATGAAGTGAAAATAGAGAAGAGAAAAGCTCCAGCGATTGTGGACTACTTTGAGGGAGAGAGAGGAGGACACAGTGGAAGGGAAAGATTGGTATTTATAGGTGAAAAAGAGTGGATCCCACTTG
This genomic interval from Manihot esculenta cultivar AM560-2 chromosome 12, M.esculenta_v8, whole genome shotgun sequence contains the following:
- the LOC110627761 gene encoding uncharacterized protein LOC110627761 — encoded protein: MVDVDRRMTGLNPAHIAGLRRLSARAAAPSTATSLPVRNGLVSFSSLADKVITHLRSSGIQVQPGLSDSEFARAEAEFGFAFPPDLRALLSAGLPVGPGFPDWRSAGARLHLRASLDIPIAAISFQIARNTFWSKSWGLRPSDPEKALKVARNALKRAPLLIPIFNHCYIPCHPSLAGNPIFYVDENRIFCCGLDLSDFFDRESLFRSSMSDPILLKKQRSVSEKSAGTSSNYSRRSLDTGLTNGARTPRWVEFWSDAAMDRRRRNSASSSSESSSPERFFDIPRSEMPKWVEKYIGKIGSVLREGGWKETEISEIVHVSASGFFEAEMVLLDNQAVMDALLLKADRFSDLLRKAGWSSEEVSDALGFDFRPEKERKPAKKLSPVLVEKIGKLAESVSRS